TTAACAAACAGATGAAAGCTATAAAGTTCTTGAGGTATTTGAAATGAGAAGATACGTTCCCCATTAGTTTAATGAATAGAAACATTCTATATTGAATACAAAATTTAAATGCTATGGATTTTGACAACTTCTTACCTAAAGTAAGAAtactaaacttttatttattgtaGAGATGAAACAGCTTTGTGTTGTAACTTTATAGAAAAAATGATAATTTGAAAATTGTGATAAGCCAGGCAGCATTCTCAAAGTATATAATATGTGCAGTGTATTTCTATTAGCTGATACTTACTAATTGCTAAgatctttttttctccttggatAAGAGGTTTTCAGAATAACCAATTAAAATAGTCAAGTTCATTGACTGATATTTTGTGGGTTTGTAAAGGAACTTTAAAGAGGTTAATTGCCATACTCAGAAGACACTAAAGATTAGGCAACAGGCTGTGGCCAGAACTCTTACACTTTACCGCTATCCCATATTCCACCTTAACTCCTGTGTTTTAGAGTGATGCCTTCTGTCATTTATTGAGattatttgttttccttctttagaGCCTGATAGGAGCCCAAGGTTGAAAGACATCTCTTGACAGATGGTGTCTCTACTTCTTCTCCTTGATCTCTGCCTCTACTAATTATCTCCTTTGAGATTTGATGTTAAACCACCAATAAATAACCCATATTCATTAGAAATATACGAAGAAATGAGGGTGTTTTTTGACAGTTATCAGAAGTAATAGCTCATATATGTGATCCCTACTACAGAAATAGAGTAAATTATTGAGGATAAATTCGAGTTCTGTTGAGTTTTTACACTCTGGCTTGTGATGGAAAAGATGTGCAGAACAGAACACCCCCACTGTCTCAGAGTCCAGGATGCAGTACAGGAGAGCATAAGAAGATGCAAGTTCTCAAGCTGAGAACCATCTTGCCAAGAACCTCCTGTGGGTAACCAGAGCCCTGACGCCTGTGAGACAGGAAGAGGGCTAGCCCTCCCATGTGCCTAAGTGGGGCATGTGCAAGACCAGAGACTTCAGATTCCACTGGGGGTTAACATATATTCTTTGCAGAACATAGTTGAATACATGATGATGTTTGGACAAGATTCACTACAAGAAGACATAGCAATGGACTACAAAGAGCTCCTTCAGTTTTCCAACATCATTTCAGTGTCTGTGGCCCACCTGAACCAACCACTACCCTACTTCCCAACATCTCATTTGGCATTCACATGTGACATAATACCTTGGAAAACTGAAGATGCTCAACACTCTACATGAGAAGGGGGAACTTCCTCCCTTGTGGCAGAGGGTGTGTAAGAACTGTAACTGACTtaaacacaggatgtggtagGAATTTTGCTAATGCCACTAAAACACAAAGCTTGACTCTTACAGatttaaattgaaagaaaaataactcagAAATATTATTAAGAGATTTAAATGCCAGGCtgtttggaataaaaaaaaaactggaggaagaaaaatgtttatcTTAAGAAGATTTTTAAGATGTGCTACAAAGAAACAATTTCCAGACTTTTTGAACAGTAGCTAAAGATTCATTAGAGGAAATGTGGGCCTGGAAGAATGGCTCTGAGGTAAAGAATACTAGGTGCTCTTGTAaaagacctaggttcagttctcacACCCACATAGCTGCTCACAGcattctggaactccagttcttgAGGACTGGGCTCTCTACTCTGCTCTCCACAGacaatagccacacacacacacgtacagtcTGCCAAATCacttctaaaacaaaaataagtacatCTTTTTTACAAATGTAGAAAGAATGTGCCAACTAACCTCTCAGTGgaacatttgacaaaacacaagtACACGCACTTCTGGTGACAAAGCATGATAAAGATGAACTGTTATAATACTGAAATATCAATTTTGTCTATCAGATTGGATGaggaatataagaaaaacattataGTACTTTTATCAATCTGCAGTAAAACCATAAAGTTCCAGCCAACAAAGCTGGAAATTCACAAAGCAAAAAACTGCTTTCCCCCAAGGCTCAATAAACCTAGTAGTATGTAAATGACTGCATGCAATTCCTCAGACAGAGGAATCTGGTTTCTACATTCTCTGGTGTCCATGAGTAGGTGTCTTTCCTCAATTGAGATATCTGATGCTACCAGGGCTTggtaagaaacaaaaaaagagaacacaaAGCAATAAGTAAATGAAAAGAGGGTGCAGAACAAATTTTGCTGTACTTAAAAAGGGCAAAATTCTCTAAGGATATATTCTGTGGTTCAGGATTCTCTAAGACTTCTTTAGCCAGTTCTGTACCGGACACTGGTAGGAAGGGTACAATGTGAAATTACATAGTAGAAAACTTTCACATGAGCATGGTGGCCTTTTGAGCATGCATATTTTAGAAAGTGCTACTTAGATCAATTCTGTGATGAGCAGGAAAGGTAACAATGTGTCTGAAATATAAGGTGGACTTCTTAACTCAAATCAAAGTCTACAGATGTATTCAAGAGGTCATTAAACAATTacataagtatgtatatatatatatatatatatatatacatacatacacacacgcgcacatatatatgggtgtgtgtgtggtgtggaggTTAATATGCATGTAAAATAGTATTCTCGCTGCTTAGCTAATTCTTTTTGAGACCTctatataaaatcattttaacaaATGAATAGTATTAACACATAAATATGATGTGCTATGTATGACAGGGGGACGCCATACAGAGAATGAAAACATCAGGAAGTTCTGTACCTTTTGTTGTGTATGTAGTGTGACAAATGGGATGAAACACATAGAGAACAGTGGTCATGTATGGCGTGATGACACTTTTTAAGATTGGGTACTAGCTTATGGCCCTCTCTACATTACATCTCTTGTAGATCAGTACTCATTTTCTGAAAGTAAAAACATTGCAGAATCTCAGACATGTGGAATGACACATGGCTTGAGAGTCCCAAGTATGGAGATGCTCCTGGACCACACTCTTGTGAGATGTGTTCAGACACTTTGGCTTCTACAGAACATCTCACTCTAGCTACATTCTTACAAACTCTGTCTCTTAAACTCAATTCACTAGGGGCACAATAAGGCCATCTTACTTTCTCTATAATGGCTCTGAGTAGGGAGTTCACAATGTTACCTCACAGGAGGATGATTGATAATACCTGAATCATGCAAAGAACTGACTCTCCAGTCCACCTAGTCAAACTCTGCTCCAGACTACCTGAGGAGAACGTCCtgcaaattcaaaacataaaaatccttTGTTCCATgagctttataaattacaaagtgCCTAGCTCTTTACTTCCCTGACCACTGAGCGGTAAATACtcaagcagatgggaaacacgGGAAGATAGCAAGGCCCCTTCATAATTAATAATGGAAGGGCTGATGTCACTGAACACACACTGCAACATCATGATAGTAGCCTTCAGAACAGAGGAACATCAAAGGGatcttgatgataacagactctCCCAGTTCCCATCAAAGAGTGCCTTCTCTAAGTGTAGACCTTTCTCTGCCCTATAAATGCAAGTTGGCTACTCACTCTCCACACATTGGGCTCCTGCTCAACAATTCTCcaggtgacccccagccatgaaGACATttgtcctcctctctgcccttgtCCTGCTGGCCTTCCAGGCCCAGGCTGATCCTATCCACAAAACAGATGAAGAGACTAATACTGAGGAGCAGCCAGGGGAAGAGGACCAGGCTGTGTCTATCTcctttggaggccaagaaggGTCTGCTCTTCATGAAGA
The Mus musculus strain C57BL/6J chromosome 8, GRCm38.p6 C57BL/6J genome window above contains:
- the Defa5 gene encoding alpha-defensin 5 precursor; protein product: MKTFVLLSALVLLAFQAQADPIHKTDEETNTEEQPGEEDQAVSISFGGQEGSALHEELSKKLICYCRIRGCKRRERVFGTCRNLFLTFVFCCS